In bacterium, the sequence TCAACCGACGCGGGGGCTTTTTCCCGTACACTTTGTCGCGGGCTCCGGCCTGGGCGTTCGCTACCTCTGAATCTGCGTGACAGACGACGGCGGGGGCGAGCTGGAGCCGCCGCACCACGAGGGTCAACCCCTCCTCGGCGGGGAGGGCCTTCCGGGCGCGGGCCTCGATTTCGGCCTGGACCCGCTCCGGGTCCTCCTCGGGCAAGAGGCGGCGGTCCACGGTGAAGGAGACCTTCCCCGGAATGACGTTGACCTTCGCCGTCGCGCTGGTGATTTTCCCGCCGAGGGTCATCGCGCCGCGGGCGTCCTCGGGCCGAGCGACGGGCAGGTCGCTCTTTGCGGCGCAGAGCTCGGGCTCCGCGTCCAGGAGACCGCGGGCCACGGCCACGGCCCCGGCGAAGGCGTTGACCCCCTCGTAGGGGCGGCTGGCGTGCCCCGAGCGGCCCCGGACTTCAATCTCCAGCCAGAGGACCCCCTTGTTGGCGATGGTGAGCGCCGGGCCGGAGTGCCCCTCGAACAGGCCGGCGTCCGCCTTCAGGACGCCTCGTCCCGCCAGCCATCCGAGGCCGCAGGCCCCACCCGATTCCTCGTCGGGGACGTAGCTGAACTCGAGGTCGCAGGACGGCTCGAGCCCGATTTTATTGAGGGCCGCCAGGGCGGCGAGGTGGGCGGTGATGGTCCCCTTCATGTCCCCGGCGCCGCGGCCGCGCAGCCACTCGCCGTCGCGCCCGAGCACGAAGGGGTCCCGCGTCCAGCCCTCGCCGGGCGGGACCACGTCGTAGTGGCCGTTGAGGTGGAGGGTCTTCTTCCGGCCGAGGCGGAGGCGGCCCAGGAGGTTGGGCCGGGGGAGGCCTTCCGATTCCGGGTACAGCCGGCGCACCTCGGCCTCGGTGGGGAATAGCACCACCAGACCGATTCCCAGCTTCTCCATCTCGGCGCCCAATTCCGCGACCAGGCGGTGATACTCCCGTCCGGGGGGGTTGACCGTGGGCACGGCCACCAGCCGGGCCAGGAAGTCCTCGGACCAGTCCCGGAGCCCGACGAGGGCTTCCTTTAGCGCCTTTTCTTTCATCCGGTCAATCATCGCCGTTTCCGGGGCGGGTCGGCCCCGCTCATTCGGGATTGTGGACCTCGATGACGCCCGCGACATCGCCGGCCCGTATTTTGCCCACGGAGGCGAACCCCTCCTCGGTGACTACGCCTGAGCCCTTGGCCGGAGTGCCGGTGGGGACTTTTATCGGTTCGAGATTGAACTCCGCATCGTCCCAGAGGACCTCGCCGCCGGCATCCAGGAGCTCCGCCGTCACGTGGACGTTGTAGAGGTTCCGCCCGCCGGTGTTCTCCACGCGGAGCCGGATTTCGGGCGCGGGGCCCTCCCCGTGAATCTCCAATCCGGTGACGGTGACCTCGCCGGGCAGATCAATGGTGTCGGGGTCTATGCCGTAGGCCTCGGCCGTTGCCCGGTCCGCCTCCTCGGCCGTTTCCCGGGTCCATTTATCCACGTTGCACAGGATGACCAAAATCGCGGCGAGCGCGAGGCCCAGGGATACGAGGGTCCCGAGGAAACGCATGGGAACCTCCCCTTCTATGGTAAGGGAGTATATCAAAAAAAACGGCACGGGTGCGCCGCGCCGATCGCCCGTGCCGGAGCCTGGGTCAGTCTTTATCCCTCTCGGAGTCCAGGTGGACCAGGACCGCATCCACACCCTCGAGCTCCTCGAGGCAGCGCTTCACCTCGTCGGCCACCCGGTGGGCGTCGGTGAGGGGGAGGCCGCCGTCGAGCTCGACGTGGATGTCCAGGGCCACCCCCGAGGCGCGTCGGTGGAGCCGGAGGTCGTGGAAACCGGCCAGCCCGGGGATGGTGCGGCAGGACTCCTCCACGGCGCGGCGGATTTCGGCGTTGCGCCGGCCGTCCAGAAGCTCCGGCTCGGTCAGGGGCTCGACGTGGACGAAGACGCTGCCCAGGCGCGGCAGGTGCTTGTGGAGGTTGGCCTCGATGAACTCGGTGATGCGGTGCGCCTGGAACACGTCCATTTCCGGATCCACGGCGATGACGAGGTCCGCCACGGTGAGGTTGCCCATGTGCCGGGCGCAGATGCGGCGGACGTCCCGGACCCCCTTTACCTCGGCGGTCAGCTCGCCCATCCGCTCTCGGAGTTCCCGCTCGACGCCGGAGTCGATGAGCTCCCGGGCGGCGTTCAGGATGATCTTAAAGCCCACCACCCCGATCATCAGCGCGACGATGATCGAGCCCACGGGGTCGAGGAAGTTCCACTGCGGGAGGAGGATGGCCCCGACGATGGCGACGAGGGCCACCACGCTGGAGAGGGCGTCGGAGCGGTGGTGCCAGGCGTTGGCCTCGACGGCTTTCGACCCCGTTCTGCGGGCCACGCGACGCGTCCAGCGGAAGAGCCATTCCTTCACCACGATCGAGACCAGGGCCGCGACCGCGGCGATCCAGGACGGCACGGTGGGCACGGGGTGGTGGATCTTCTCCAGCCCCGCCAAACCCAACCAGACCGCGACGCCGATGAGGATCAACCCCAGGATGAAGGCCGCCATAGTCTCGAAGCGGCCGTGGCCGTAGGGGTGTCCCTCGTCGGCGGGCCGGTCCGACAGCCGGATGCCGAAGAGGACGACGACGTCGGAAACCAGGTCGGATAAGGAGTGGACGGCGTCGGAGACCATGGCCGCCGAGTGGCCGAGGATGCCGGCGGCGAACTTGGCCCCGGTCAGGACCAGGTTGATCCCGGCCCCGATCCAGGTGACACCTTTCTTGGCGCGGCTATCGGCGACAGCGTCCATTCGCTACCAGCCCGGAGGCGGACCCCAGAGACCCAGCAAGTAGTCCAGGGTCCCGGTGGTCCAGATGAGGTTCATGATGTGGAACCAGAGCACCGCTCCGGAGAGCCCCAGTCCCACCAAGCCGGGCAGGAACCCGCGGAACCAGCCCTTCCGGAA encodes:
- a CDS encoding cation-efflux pump; translated protein: MDAVADSRAKKGVTWIGAGINLVLTGAKFAAGILGHSAAMVSDAVHSLSDLVSDVVVLFGIRLSDRPADEGHPYGHGRFETMAAFILGLILIGVAVWLGLAGLEKIHHPVPTVPSWIAAVAALVSIVVKEWLFRWTRRVARRTGSKAVEANAWHHRSDALSSVVALVAIVGAILLPQWNFLDPVGSIIVALMIGVVGFKIILNAARELIDSGVERELRERMGELTAEVKGVRDVRRICARHMGNLTVADLVIAVDPEMDVFQAHRITEFIEANLHKHLPRLGSVFVHVEPLTEPELLDGRRNAEIRRAVEESCRTIPGLAGFHDLRLHRRASGVALDIHVELDGGLPLTDAHRVADEVKRCLEELEGVDAVLVHLDSERDKD
- a CDS encoding M20/M25/M40 family metallo-hydrolase translates to MIDRMKEKALKEALVGLRDWSEDFLARLVAVPTVNPPGREYHRLVAELGAEMEKLGIGLVVLFPTEAEVRRLYPESEGLPRPNLLGRLRLGRKKTLHLNGHYDVVPPGEGWTRDPFVLGRDGEWLRGRGAGDMKGTITAHLAALAALNKIGLEPSCDLEFSYVPDEESGGACGLGWLAGRGVLKADAGLFEGHSGPALTIANKGVLWLEIEVRGRSGHASRPYEGVNAFAGAVAVARGLLDAEPELCAAKSDLPVARPEDARGAMTLGGKITSATAKVNVIPGKVSFTVDRRLLPEEDPERVQAEIEARARKALPAEEGLTLVVRRLQLAPAVVCHADSEVANAQAGARDKVYGKKPPRRL